The proteins below come from a single Afipia felis ATCC 53690 genomic window:
- a CDS encoding rhodanese-related sulfurtransferase has translation MSYKVAAFYQFTPLPDFESLREPLRNMCVALDIKGIILLAAEGINGTVAGNAVNIDALMKQIQHGALFGGRASNLELKFSTASEMPFNRMKVRLKKEIVTIKDNATDPTRQVGTYIDATDWNELIARPGMVLVDTRNDFEVEMGTFEGAVDPQIKSFSEFKDFADRTLDPARDTEIAMFCTGGIRCEKASSYLLSRGFKNVFHLKGGILRYLETIPEGESRWKGDCFVFDQRVALGHGLAERAVRSEGEDDE, from the coding sequence ATGTCCTACAAAGTCGCCGCGTTCTATCAGTTCACCCCGCTGCCGGATTTCGAGAGCCTGCGCGAGCCGCTACGCAACATGTGCGTGGCGCTCGACATCAAGGGCATCATCCTGCTCGCCGCCGAGGGCATCAACGGTACCGTCGCAGGCAACGCCGTCAACATCGACGCCCTGATGAAGCAGATCCAGCACGGCGCGCTGTTCGGCGGACGGGCCAGCAATCTCGAGCTGAAATTCTCGACCGCATCAGAGATGCCGTTCAACCGGATGAAGGTTCGGCTGAAGAAGGAAATCGTCACCATCAAGGACAACGCCACCGACCCCACAAGGCAGGTCGGCACCTATATCGACGCGACCGACTGGAACGAACTGATCGCGCGCCCGGGCATGGTGCTGGTCGACACCCGCAACGATTTCGAGGTCGAGATGGGCACCTTCGAGGGCGCGGTCGATCCGCAGATCAAGAGCTTCAGCGAGTTCAAGGATTTCGCTGATCGTACGCTCGATCCCGCGCGTGACACCGAGATCGCGATGTTCTGCACCGGCGGCATCCGCTGCGAGAAAGCCAGTTCCTATCTGCTATCGCGCGGCTTCAAGAACGTCTTCCACCTCAAGGGCGGCATCCTGAGATATCTCGAAACCATCCCCGAAGGCGAAAGCCGCTGGAAGGGCGATTGCTTCGTGTTCGACCAGCGCGTCGCGCTCGGCCACGGCCTGGCCGAACGCGCGGTGCGATCGGAGGGTGAAGACGATGAGTAA
- a CDS encoding B12-binding domain-containing radical SAM protein: MKKQTGLAPRRILCVFPKYSPSFGTFEYAYPLTDGVKAFMPPQGLLLIAAALPDGWSVRFIDENIRAATVDDFEWAEVVFVSGMHIQRKQINDICRRAHRYGRVTALGGPSVSACPDYYPEFDYLHIGELGDATDDLFKRLAGDVSRPQKQMVLTTHERLAMVEFPLPAYELIPLRKYFLGSIQFSSGCPYQCEFCDIPGLYGRNPRLKSPQQVTAELDKMVANGLSGAVYFVDDNFIGNRRAVLELLPHLVEWQERNGYAVQFACEATLNIAKRPEILQLMHDAFFLTVFCGIETPDPNALKAMSKEHNMMVPILEGVKTLNSYGLEVVSGIILGLDTDTDESGEGILDFIDQSQIPLLTINLLQALPKTPLWDRLARAGRLIENTDRDSNVDFLLPYEQVVETWRDCMGRAYTPEKMFARFQHQIEHTYPNRIHPPPTKQRLTTANIKRGLTMMAKIIWHAGVRGDYRREFWKFAWPRLKAGDVERFISCSLVAHHLITFARGASSGRQTASYYSDKPGEPLPQAAE; encoded by the coding sequence ATGAAAAAGCAGACCGGGCTCGCGCCGCGCCGCATTCTTTGCGTTTTTCCGAAATACTCGCCGTCATTCGGCACGTTTGAATATGCCTATCCGCTGACGGACGGCGTGAAGGCTTTTATGCCGCCGCAGGGCCTGCTGCTGATCGCGGCCGCGCTGCCGGATGGCTGGAGCGTACGCTTTATCGACGAGAACATCCGCGCCGCCACAGTGGATGATTTCGAGTGGGCGGAAGTGGTGTTCGTGTCCGGCATGCATATCCAGCGCAAGCAGATCAACGACATCTGCCGTCGCGCACATCGCTACGGTCGCGTCACTGCGCTTGGCGGGCCTTCGGTGAGCGCATGTCCCGATTACTATCCGGAGTTCGATTATCTGCACATCGGCGAACTGGGCGATGCGACGGACGATCTGTTCAAGCGCCTTGCGGGCGATGTGTCGCGGCCGCAGAAGCAGATGGTGCTGACGACGCATGAGCGTCTTGCAATGGTGGAGTTTCCGCTGCCCGCCTACGAGCTCATTCCGTTGCGGAAATACTTTCTCGGCAGCATCCAGTTTTCCAGCGGCTGCCCGTATCAATGCGAATTCTGCGACATTCCGGGGCTGTACGGCCGCAACCCGCGCCTGAAATCGCCGCAGCAGGTGACGGCCGAGCTCGACAAAATGGTGGCGAACGGGCTCTCCGGCGCGGTCTATTTTGTCGACGACAATTTCATCGGCAATCGCCGCGCTGTGCTGGAGTTGCTGCCGCATCTCGTCGAATGGCAGGAGCGCAATGGCTATGCAGTACAGTTCGCCTGCGAGGCGACGCTGAACATCGCCAAGCGGCCGGAAATCCTGCAACTGATGCACGACGCGTTCTTCCTCACGGTGTTCTGCGGCATCGAGACGCCGGATCCGAACGCGTTAAAGGCGATGTCGAAAGAGCACAACATGATGGTGCCGATTCTGGAGGGTGTGAAGACGCTCAACAGCTACGGACTTGAAGTGGTGTCCGGCATCATCCTCGGCCTCGACACCGATACGGATGAATCGGGCGAGGGGATTCTCGACTTCATCGACCAATCGCAAATTCCACTGCTCACCATCAATCTACTGCAGGCGCTGCCGAAGACGCCGCTATGGGACCGCCTCGCGCGCGCGGGCCGCCTCATCGAGAACACCGATCGCGATTCCAATGTCGATTTCCTGCTACCTTACGAACAGGTCGTGGAGACATGGCGTGACTGCATGGGCCGCGCCTACACGCCGGAGAAGATGTTCGCGCGCTTCCAGCATCAGATCGAGCACACCTATCCGAACCGCATCCATCCGCCGCCGACCAAGCAGCGCCTTACAACCGCGAACATCAAACGCGGCCTTACCATGATGGCGAAGATCATCTGGCACGCGGGCGTGCGCGGCGACTATCGCCGCGAATTCTGGAAGTTCGCCTGGCCGCGCCTGAAGGCGGGCGATGTCGAGCGCTTCATCAGTTGCAGCCTTGTCGCGCATCATCTGATTACGTTCGCGCGTGGTGCGTCGAGCGGCCGCCAGACCGCGTCCTATTATTCCGACAAGCCCGGCGAGCCGCTGCCGCAGGCGGCGGAATAG
- the fdhD gene encoding formate dehydrogenase accessory sulfurtransferase FdhD, which translates to MTEPTVSAHRQIWRESGLTEGARIVPEETALAMSYNAGTHAVMMGTPQDLEDFAIGFSLTEGIIESADGIESLEIVPQDEGIELRMWLKPDSATRLGERRRHIAGPTGCGLCGIDSIAEAMKPVAIVGKGITVTPAQIMAAMQALYPLQKLNTLTRAVHAAAFWEPEHGILECREDVGRHNALDKLGGALARRKIDANRGAVLLTSRVSVEMVQKTASIGASLIVSVSAPTALAIRMAERAGITLCAIARSDGFEIFTHPNRVAANEAVGVA; encoded by the coding sequence ATGACCGAGCCGACAGTTTCAGCCCATCGTCAGATCTGGCGCGAAAGCGGCCTCACCGAAGGTGCACGCATCGTTCCGGAGGAAACCGCGCTCGCGATGTCCTACAACGCGGGCACCCATGCGGTGATGATGGGCACGCCGCAGGATCTGGAGGATTTCGCGATCGGCTTCAGCCTGACGGAAGGGATCATCGAGAGCGCCGACGGAATCGAATCTCTCGAGATCGTCCCCCAGGACGAAGGCATCGAACTGCGGATGTGGCTGAAGCCGGACAGTGCAACTCGGCTCGGCGAACGCCGCCGCCACATTGCGGGCCCGACTGGCTGCGGATTGTGCGGCATCGATTCCATCGCCGAGGCGATGAAGCCTGTCGCCATCGTCGGCAAAGGCATCACCGTGACGCCCGCGCAGATCATGGCCGCCATGCAGGCGCTTTATCCGCTGCAGAAGCTCAACACGCTGACCCGCGCCGTCCACGCCGCAGCTTTCTGGGAACCGGAGCACGGCATTCTGGAGTGCCGCGAGGATGTCGGTCGCCACAACGCACTCGACAAGCTCGGCGGCGCGCTCGCGCGCAGAAAGATCGATGCGAATCGTGGCGCTGTGCTGCTGACGAGCCGCGTCTCGGTCGAAATGGTGCAGAAAACCGCCTCCATCGGCGCGTCGCTGATCGTCTCGGTGTCCGCACCGACCGCGCTTGCGATCCGCATGGCGGAGCGGGCCGGAATCACACTGTGCGCCATCGCGAGGTCCGATGGCTTCGAGATTTTCACGCATCCGAATCGGGTCGCGGCGAACGAGGCTGTCGGCGTCGCCTGA
- a CDS encoding SlyX family protein — MSNAAELAGRIEALEIQIAHQDAAIEALNQVITSQWKQIDVLTREMTRLTDRVAAAEQSIPASPGSEPPPPHY; from the coding sequence ATGAGTAACGCAGCCGAGCTGGCGGGCCGTATCGAAGCGCTGGAAATCCAGATCGCGCATCAAGATGCGGCCATCGAGGCGCTCAACCAGGTCATCACTTCGCAGTGGAAGCAGATCGACGTCCTCACGCGTGAGATGACGCGGCTGACTGATCGCGTTGCAGCCGCCGAGCAAAGCATTCCGGCATCGCCGGGCAGCGAACCGCCGCCGCCACACTACTAA
- the hpnC gene encoding squalene synthase HpnC, whose product MTTAGELRSGKGHKDENFPVASKLIHPRHRALIFAFYNFVRTADDIADHISLPAQEKLDQLDRLEAELLGNGNSQAEAVALRHAFAERGMSPRHAQDLLTAFRMDVTKLRYDNWDDLIHYCSFSAMPVGRFMLDVHGEDRATWPANDALCAALQINNHLQDCRKDYRDLNRVYVPLDALAVAGAAVEDLGAVKASPALHACLKSLAERNEALLMQCASFSSQVKDVRLGMEISVIDTFARKIVNLLKTRDPLSENVHLSKLSMLMLASIASGLEIGRRAAGVKSIPRLSTGA is encoded by the coding sequence ATGACCACTGCCGGCGAATTGCGCTCGGGCAAGGGACACAAGGACGAAAATTTCCCCGTTGCCTCAAAGCTAATCCATCCGCGCCATCGCGCGCTGATCTTTGCATTCTACAACTTCGTGCGTACGGCCGACGACATCGCTGATCACATCAGCCTGCCAGCGCAGGAGAAGCTCGATCAGCTCGATCGTCTTGAAGCCGAACTGCTCGGCAACGGCAATTCGCAAGCAGAGGCGGTGGCGCTGCGCCATGCGTTTGCGGAGCGCGGAATGTCGCCACGCCACGCGCAGGATCTGCTTACTGCGTTTCGCATGGACGTCACCAAGCTGCGCTACGACAATTGGGACGACCTCATTCATTATTGCAGCTTCTCGGCGATGCCGGTCGGTCGCTTCATGCTCGACGTGCACGGCGAGGACCGCGCGACCTGGCCTGCGAACGATGCGCTGTGCGCCGCGTTGCAGATCAACAACCACCTGCAGGATTGCCGCAAGGATTATCGCGATCTCAACCGCGTTTATGTGCCGCTCGATGCGCTCGCAGTCGCGGGTGCTGCGGTCGAAGATCTCGGCGCGGTTAAGGCATCGCCCGCGTTACACGCCTGCCTGAAGTCGCTCGCCGAGCGTAACGAGGCGCTTCTGATGCAGTGCGCATCGTTCTCCTCGCAGGTGAAGGATGTGCGGCTCGGCATGGAGATTTCCGTGATCGACACCTTTGCGCGAAAGATCGTCAATCTTCTGAAGACGCGCGATCCGCTCAGCGAGAACGTGCATCTGTCGAAGCTTTCGATGCTGATGCTTGCTTCGATTGCATCGGGGCTGGAAATCGGCCGCCGCGCGGCCGGCGTGAAATCAATACCGCGGCTGTCCACGGGCGCATGA